One Pseudorasbora parva isolate DD20220531a chromosome 4, ASM2467924v1, whole genome shotgun sequence genomic region harbors:
- the LOC137072787 gene encoding B-cell receptor CD22-like, with amino-acid sequence MFRLFSLISLLVIPGIYGQEWKVQYSSMSKCVLKGSSTVLSGIYKHPNHLTVTETFWAVNPAKGEAINLLDRPDYRDRVQYFPNKGQTFGLRLSNVRREDEEMYCLRILTNKEKERFLGYPGLELKVTELRVEIPEEVVEKQSPVLICKTTCNLSNKATFLWYKNGKPLSDWSGGNELLLESVSSDDTGNYSCAARGQERDQEHLSSPAVTLSVRYPPKSVSVSVSPSVIVEGDSVTLSCSSDSNPPAVNFSWFKENQTSAVGSGQSFSISSFNSSFSGRFYSEDIKPLITVPVGITAAVVMTVILMLVVGLLIRRKRATSSEERNHRGSRVATVESPEDAYMTLDLKSRCAEYDTLDNMKRSCDTDDPEDQDPVYYNMDK; translated from the exons ATGTTTCGTCTTTTCTCTCTGATTTCTCTGCTTGTGATTCCTG GGATTTACGGTCAGGAATGGAAGGTTCAGTACTCCAGTATGAGTAAATGTGTCCTAAAGGGTTCATCAACAGTTTTATCAGGCATTTATAAACACCCAAATCATCTCACTGTAACAGAGACATTTTGGGCTGTAAACCCAGCTAAAGGTGAGGCCATCAATCTGTTGGATCGTCCAGATTACAGAGACAGAGTTCAGTACTTCCCCAATAAAGGCCAAACATTCGGTCTCAGACTCAGTAATGTGAGACGTGAGGATGAAGAAATGTACTGCCTCAGAATCCTGacaaataaagaaaaagaaagatttCTGGGTTATCCTGGGCTTGAGCTCAAAGTCACAG AGCTCAGAGTGGAGATTCCTGAAGAGGTCGTTGAGAAACAATCCCCAGTTTTAATCTGTAAGACcacctgtaacctctcgaataAAGCAACCTTTCTCTGGTATAAAAACGGCAAGCCTTTATCCGATTGGAGCGGCGGGAATGAGCTGTTGCTGGAGTCGGTCAGCAGTGATGATACGGGAAACTACAGCTGTGCAGCGAGAGGTCAGGAGAGAGATCAGGAACATCTGTCGTCTCCTGCCGTCACTCTCAGCGTCAGAT ATCCTCCAAAGAGCGTCTCAGTGTCCGTCAGTCCGTCTGTAATAGTGGAGGGAGATTCAGTGACTCTGAGCTGCAGCAGTGACTCAAACCCTCCTGCTGTGAACTTCAGCTGGTTTAAGGAGAATCAAACCTCAGCTGTTGGATCTGGACAGAGTTTCAGCATCTCCAGCTTTAACTCCAGTTTCAGTGGACGCTTCTACT CTGAAGATATAAAGCCTTTAATCACAGTCCCAGTGGGAATCACTGCAGCCGTTGTCATGACTGTGATACTGATGCTCGTCGTCGGGCTGTTGATCAGAAG GAAACGAGCGACTTCATCAGAAGAGCGAAACCACAGAGGATCACGAGTGGCAACA GTCGAGTCTCCTGAGGACGCCTACATGACCCTTGACCTCAAGTCCAGATGTGCTGAATACGACACACTGGAT AATATGAAGAGATCCTGTGACACAGATGACCCTGAAGACCAGGACCCTGTTTATTATAACATGGACAAATGA